From the genome of Impatiens glandulifera chromosome 9, dImpGla2.1, whole genome shotgun sequence, one region includes:
- the LOC124915958 gene encoding beta-D-glucosyl crocetin beta-1,6-glucosyltransferase-like: MESKGSILNIVMFPWLAHGHVSPFLELAKRLEKRNLTIHLCSTEVILNSIKKKISENDYPFLHFIEIKLPFNPELPPHHHTTSGLPPHLNYTLMRALDMASPYFSTILKQVKPDLVIYDIHQPWAPEVAASLSIPAVMFHTTSLSILYYGFHMNLKQGVEFPYPELNPQGSYFTKKVQKMFETLPAEDNFEERTPSHFSYLRSSEIVLTKTFREVEEGYVDYTSSLLGKKVIITGPLVTNPVEDDIIVETDSTVKLVIKWLDMKEKASTVLVSFGSECYLSREEREEMAYGLEQSNVNFIWVIRFPMNEKIISIEESIPEGFLKRVGERGLVIDKWVPQVKILTHTSIGGFISHCGWGSLTEAMGFGVPIIAVPVQYDQPINAKVIVKAGAGAEIYRDEEGGLNRLEIARVIKEVVLEDAGKEIRKKAREMKEKLVIEGDDQEIDVVVKELVRICSKHNSS, encoded by the coding sequence ATGGAATCTAAAGGCAGCATCTTGAATATTGTGATGTTTCCATGGCTAGCTCATGGCCATGTCTCTCCATTCTTAGAACTAGCGAAAAGACTCGAAAAGAGAAACCTTACTATCCATCTATGTTCTACAGAGGTCATTCTCAACTCcatcaagaaaaaaataagtgaaaacGACTATCCCTTCCTTCATTTCATAGAAATAAAACTCCCATTCAATCCAGAGCTTCCTCCACACCACCACACAACCAGTGGTCTCCCTCCCCACCTCAACTATACACTCATGAGAGCTCTTGACATGGCAAGTCCTTACTTCTCTACCattctcaaacaagtcaagCCAGATCTAGTTATCTATGATATCCATCAACCATGGGCTCCAGAAGTTGCCGCATCTCTCTCCATTCCAGCTGTAATGTTCCACACCACCAGTCTTTCCATCCTTTATTATGGATTTCACATGAATTTGAAACAAGGGGTGGAATTCCCATACCCTGAACTGAATCCTCAAGGATCCTATTTTACTAAGAAAGTTCAAAAAATGTTTGAAACTCTACCAGCAgaagataattttgaagaaaggACGCCTAGCCATTTCTCATATTTAAGATCATCTGAAATAGTCTTGACTAAGACTTTCAGGGAGGTGGAGGAAGGTTACGTTGATTATACATCATCCTTGCTAGGGAAAAAAGTCATTATCACAGGTCCGCTCGTTACTAATCCTGTAGAAGATGACATAATTGTTGAAACTGATAGTACTGTAAAACTGGTAATCAAGTGGTTGGATATGAAAGAGAAAGCGTCTACAGTTTTGGTGTCTTTCGGATCTGAATGCTACTTatcaagagaagagagagaggaGATGGCTTACGGATTGGAACAAAGCAATGTAAACTTCATATGGGTCATTCGGTTTCCAATGAATGAGAAGATTATTAGTATTGAGGAATCCATTCCTGAAGGTTTTCTTAAAAGGGTTGGAGAAAGAGGTTTAGTAATTGATAAATGGGTTCCACAAGTAAAGATCTTGACCCATACAAGTATTGGAGGGTTTATAAGCCATTGTGGATGGGGATCCTTAACTGAGGCGATGGGATTTGGTGTACCTATTATTGCGGTTCCTGTTCAGTACGACCAACCGATCAATGCCAAGGTGATCGTGAAAGCTGGGGCCGGGGCGGAGATCTATAGAGATGAGGAAGGAGGATTGAATAGGCTAGAGATAGCTCGAGTGATCAAAGAAGTTGTATTAGAGGATGCAGGGAAGGAGATAAGGAAGAAAGCTAGagaaatgaaagagaaattagtaattGAAGGAGATGATCAAGAGATAGATGTAGTTGTGAAAGAATTGGTTCGCATTTGCAGTAAACACAACTCATCTTGA